The following coding sequences lie in one Gouania willdenowi unplaced genomic scaffold, fGouWil2.1 scaffold_312_arrow_ctg1, whole genome shotgun sequence genomic window:
- the LOC114459437 gene encoding membrane progestin receptor beta-like isoform X1 produces MILILSIMAHVLQRLSPLTLTMTLGVSSAGVLTHVLPSRLPSPRPTVTDSQVPKLFREPYIHSGYRPVHQDWRCYFLSLFQRHNESLNVWTHLLAAPVLLVRCWALVGATGYTLEAASLPLSLFLISSFTYLCLSVLAHLLQSHSEHAHYFFFFMDYVGVAVYQYGCSIAHYFYTSEQTWRERVGLMFLPAAAFLGWLSCAGCCFAKYRYKRPYPMRRKICQLIPTSMAYLVDISPVAHRLLTSPWTGWAGGDSLPYHALQMASFLLCALFFSCPIPERYFPGCCDFVGHGHQIFHVFLSLCTLFQLEALSRDFVRRRDTLVERFGKRQLWWACVSFPLLCVCCVVTALVTMKYMNEKLKTKKQRDK; encoded by the exons ATGATTCTCATAT TGTCCATCATGGCCCACGTCCTGCAGCGCCTCAGCCCCCTGACCCTGACCATGACCCTGGGCGTGAGCAGTGCTGGAGTCCTGACCCACGTCCTTCCCTCCAGGCTCCCCTCCCCCCGCCCCACGGTCACAGACTCTCAGGTTCCTAAACTCTTCAGGGAGCCCTACATCCACTCCGGGTACCGGCCCGTGCACCAGGACTGGCGCTGCTACTTCCTCAGCCTGTTCCAGCGCCACAACGAGTCCCTGAACGTGTGGACCCACCTGTTGGCGGCGCCGGTCCTGCTGGTGCGCTGCTGGGCCCTGGTGGGGGCCACGGGCTACACTTTAGAAGCAGcgtctctccctctgagcttgTTCCTGATCTCGTCCTTCACCTACCTGTGCCTCAGCGTCCTCGCTCACCTGCTGCAGTCGCACTCCGAACACGCCcactatttcttcttcttcatggaCTACGTGGGCGTGGCTGTGTACCAGTACGGCTGCTCTATCGCTCATTACTTCTACACATCAGAGCAGACGTGGAGGGAGAGGGTGGGGCTAATGTTTCTACCCGCCGCCGCGTTCCTCGGGTGGTTGTCGTGCGCCGGATGCTGCTTCGCTAAGTACAGGTATAAACGTCCGTACCCTATGAGGCGAAAGATCTGCCAGCTGATCCCCACCAGCATGGCCTACCTGGTGGACATCAGCCCCGTGGCCCACCGCCTCCTCACCAGCCCCTGGACAGGGTGGGCCGGGGGGGACTCGCTGCCCTACCACGCCCTCCAGATGGCGTCCTTCCTGCTGTGCGCGCTCTTCTTCTCCTGCCCCATCCCAGAGCGCTACTTCCCAGGCTGCTGTGACTTCGTGGGCCACGGGCACCAGATCTTCCACGTCTTCCTGTCCCTGTGCACCTTGTTCCAGCTCGAGGCGCTGTCCCGCGACTTTGTCAGGCGGAGGGATACGTTGGTGGAGCGGTTTGGAAAGAGGCAGCTGTGGTGGGCGTGCGTGTCCTTCCccctgctgtgtgtgtgctgcgTCGTGACCGCTCTCGTTACAATGAAGTACATGAACGAGAAactcaaaaccaaaaaacaaagagaCAAATAA
- the LOC114459437 gene encoding membrane progestin receptor beta-like isoform X2: MAHVLQRLSPLTLTMTLGVSSAGVLTHVLPSRLPSPRPTVTDSQVPKLFREPYIHSGYRPVHQDWRCYFLSLFQRHNESLNVWTHLLAAPVLLVRCWALVGATGYTLEAASLPLSLFLISSFTYLCLSVLAHLLQSHSEHAHYFFFFMDYVGVAVYQYGCSIAHYFYTSEQTWRERVGLMFLPAAAFLGWLSCAGCCFAKYRYKRPYPMRRKICQLIPTSMAYLVDISPVAHRLLTSPWTGWAGGDSLPYHALQMASFLLCALFFSCPIPERYFPGCCDFVGHGHQIFHVFLSLCTLFQLEALSRDFVRRRDTLVERFGKRQLWWACVSFPLLCVCCVVTALVTMKYMNEKLKTKKQRDK, from the coding sequence ATGGCCCACGTCCTGCAGCGCCTCAGCCCCCTGACCCTGACCATGACCCTGGGCGTGAGCAGTGCTGGAGTCCTGACCCACGTCCTTCCCTCCAGGCTCCCCTCCCCCCGCCCCACGGTCACAGACTCTCAGGTTCCTAAACTCTTCAGGGAGCCCTACATCCACTCCGGGTACCGGCCCGTGCACCAGGACTGGCGCTGCTACTTCCTCAGCCTGTTCCAGCGCCACAACGAGTCCCTGAACGTGTGGACCCACCTGTTGGCGGCGCCGGTCCTGCTGGTGCGCTGCTGGGCCCTGGTGGGGGCCACGGGCTACACTTTAGAAGCAGcgtctctccctctgagcttgTTCCTGATCTCGTCCTTCACCTACCTGTGCCTCAGCGTCCTCGCTCACCTGCTGCAGTCGCACTCCGAACACGCCcactatttcttcttcttcatggaCTACGTGGGCGTGGCTGTGTACCAGTACGGCTGCTCTATCGCTCATTACTTCTACACATCAGAGCAGACGTGGAGGGAGAGGGTGGGGCTAATGTTTCTACCCGCCGCCGCGTTCCTCGGGTGGTTGTCGTGCGCCGGATGCTGCTTCGCTAAGTACAGGTATAAACGTCCGTACCCTATGAGGCGAAAGATCTGCCAGCTGATCCCCACCAGCATGGCCTACCTGGTGGACATCAGCCCCGTGGCCCACCGCCTCCTCACCAGCCCCTGGACAGGGTGGGCCGGGGGGGACTCGCTGCCCTACCACGCCCTCCAGATGGCGTCCTTCCTGCTGTGCGCGCTCTTCTTCTCCTGCCCCATCCCAGAGCGCTACTTCCCAGGCTGCTGTGACTTCGTGGGCCACGGGCACCAGATCTTCCACGTCTTCCTGTCCCTGTGCACCTTGTTCCAGCTCGAGGCGCTGTCCCGCGACTTTGTCAGGCGGAGGGATACGTTGGTGGAGCGGTTTGGAAAGAGGCAGCTGTGGTGGGCGTGCGTGTCCTTCCccctgctgtgtgtgtgctgcgTCGTGACCGCTCTCGTTACAATGAAGTACATGAACGAGAAactcaaaaccaaaaaacaaagagaCAAATAA